In Aphanothece sacrum FPU1, a single genomic region encodes these proteins:
- a CDS encoding late competence development ComFB family protein: MKQYLDNCARIHVNIMEILVKEEIEKQLKCYPKALKAYFNTIEIETHALNRLPALYASSKIGEEQQKRLGKKRYQEQIKSAVRRAIAAIERDPLRKSTPLISEENTQYQIANNALKRLEKLLKDYQLINENEDLCWHNLTSLVRQGLNKIIHKENLQSQPFVSVSESFNRGYFQSSEDPH, from the coding sequence GAAACAGTATCTAGACAATTGTGCAAGAATCCATGTTAATATCATGGAAATTCTCGTTAAGGAGGAGATTGAGAAACAACTCAAATGTTATCCTAAAGCGTTGAAAGCTTACTTTAATACTATTGAGATAGAAACTCATGCTCTTAATCGTTTGCCTGCTCTTTATGCCTCTAGTAAAATAGGAGAAGAACAGCAAAAAAGATTAGGAAAAAAGAGATATCAAGAACAAATTAAATCTGCTGTACGTCGTGCTATAGCAGCAATTGAACGAGATCCATTAAGAAAATCAACTCCGTTGATTTCAGAAGAAAATACTCAGTATCAAATTGCTAATAATGCTTTAAAAAGATTAGAAAAATTACTCAAAGATTATCAATTAATTAATGAAAATGAGGATCTTTGTTGGCATAATTTAACTTCATTAGTACGACAAGGTCTTAATAAAATTATTCACAAAGAAAATTTACAATCTCAACCATTTGTATCTGTTTCAGAAAGTTTTAATAGGGGCTATTTTCAGAGTTCAGAAGATCCTCATTAG